The Sulfolobus sp. A20 genomic interval ACGTTCTAATTCTTCATACTCTAACCCTTCATAAGGATCTAATGCCTTAAACTTTCCCCTTGTCTTTCCCTCAATCGTTAAAGCTACTGCATAAGAGTCTCCTGCACCTGCGACGTAAGCCCTTTCTAACTTTAAATCAGTATTTACGACGAAATCTTGTTCCAGTTCCTTTTGGATTAATTCCACGTACATTAAATAACTTTAATTAAGATAGACATATATTAGTGCTTTAGGATGAAAGTTCTAGTAAAGGCTACTCTATCATTAGGTTCACCGAGACCGCTTAAAAACGTTTATATAGGGATTGAGGAGGGAAGAATTAAAGTAATATCTAAAGAAGAACCTGAGGAATATGAGTATGCAGAATATATTATAGGAGGAGAAAATAGGGTTGTTTTGCCCGGTTTCATCACTACACACTCCTTTGTGTATTTATACCCGTTTAGATATAGAATATTTTCTGGTAAACTTAATGCTTTTGAATTGCTTAGTGTCTTATCCCCTAATGACATTTACTATTTTTCGTTAGTTGGTGCATATCATCTTTTAAAATCTGGCGTCACAACTATTGTAACTTCTGGTCCAAATCTAGACATGATAGCTAGAGCAATAAGTGAAGTAGGACTCAAACCAATACTAGCTGTCGGAGTAAATTGTCCAGATTCTAAAGAGAATTGGGAGAAGGAGTTTACATCACTTTATAATAGATGGTCGAGTAGGGAAGAAAATAGGGTTATATTTAGATTATGTAGTAAAGACAATGCAAAGGAGGTATTTGAGATATCAAAACAGTACAACATACCAGTTTTAGTGGAAAGGTTTGTGAATTTGGAAAATATTGATAATGCTGTAAACGTAATAGGATTAGGAGGAGGGGCTAGAAGCGATCTAGAATTAATAAAGAAGAATGGATTTTCATTATCTTTTACCCCATCTTATGAAGTATCCCAGTTCCCATTATCTCAGTATAAGCCTTCAATATCATTAGATCTAACACCATCCTTTAATATAAAGCACGAAGTTTCGGTAAGTTTAACTAGGCTTTTGTTAACACCTGAGGAAGCCCTTAGTGCTATTACTGTCTGGGGTTACAGCCAATTGAAGTATAATGATAGAGGCTCGATAGAGAATGATAAAGTTGCTGATTTAGTAATATATGAGATCAGAGAACCCCCGTCTTTTCCTCTTGATCTAGAAGCACCTTACGAAACAATGATGTTTAACCTAGATTATCCAGAGACTATACTAGTTAATGGAGAAGCCATATTAGATGGAGGAGTTCCGTTAAATGTGGGAATTAAAGATATTAAAAAAGCTGAGGAGAGGTTAACTGAAATTGAAAACAGAAGAAGGGGAAAAGAACCAAGAAGTTTGGAAAAGAATTGAGATCATAGGTGATATTGCAGTAATAGGAATACCTTTTGGAAAGAAACCAATGGAACTAATAGAATTTGCTGAAGAAATTCTTAAAAAATTTCCTTATATAAAATCGGTTTGGGGTAGGTATAGAGATGTCTCTGGTACATATAGACTTTCGTCTTATGCTCATATAGCAGGGGAGAAGAGAAGTGAAACTATCTACAAAGAACATGGATGTAAATATTACTTAGACTTCACAAAGGTCTTCTTTTCAGCCAAGCTCTCATTTGAACACTTGAGAGTGGCTAGGCAAGTGAAAGAGGGGGAGGTAATAATAAATATGTTCTCGGGCTTTGGACCTTTTTCAATCCTATCTGCAAGTCTTGGAAAACCTAGAATTGTATACTCTATAGATATAAATCCTTATGCTTATTATTATATGATGGCAAATATCGAACTAAACAAAACTTACGCGGTTATTCCAATTTATGGAGATGCTTTTAAAAGAATAAATGATCTAGAGGAAGCTGACAGAATCATTATCCCTCTTCCAGAGTTAGCTGACAAGGCTTATCAAGTAGCTTTAGAAAAGATAAGAAAAGGTGGAATAATTCACTTGTACGCAGAAGTGGAAGTAAGTAAAGGAGAAGATCCAGTAGGAATTGCTAAAGAGAAGTATGGAGCATATTTCGCCCGAATTGTAAGGAGTGTTAATCCTCACAAGTACCATGTGGCATTGGATATAAAGGTGAATTAAATGGTAGATGAAATAGAAATTATGTCTTTAGGTTATTATGCTTCACAAAAGAAGACATTAATACTAGGTAGGTATGTCTTAAAATTCCATAGGAGAAAAAATAGCAAGAAAAATATGTACTTTTATATAGTTAACTTATACCACGATGATAAGCTAGTTAGAAGCGGAATTTTTACAGAATATAGAAATGCTGTCATATTCGCTGGATCAATAATATACAAGCTTCTTTAGTGATATAAATTATGAGTTTTTCATCGTTGATTTGATAATTATAAAATTTAAAAGTTCCGATTAAAACTAAAATAAATAATAAAAAACATAGTTACAGTTAGTAGTAGAATAGCGGGTATGGGAGGAACAACTATTTTAGCAACTAAGAGACTTTACTTGACTTCCTCCCCTTTTCCCTCATCGATTCGTGCTTACATCTCTCATATGTTGAGAGGCTCAGAAAATCATGAAGATTCATGATAGCAATTACATCCCTATCATTCTCATAGTAACGCAAATACCTATAAGCGACCTTTTCTATATCTTTTATAAGATATTAGGAGTTAACCAAACTGATGCTTTACGTATTCTAGGATACCTACTGCGTTTAGGGTTCTTCAACTAACCCTTGTGTATTGCTATTGCATCCCTATAACAGTCTTGTGCCGGTTTAGGGTGAAGACTAAACCTCTCTCATGTCTTTCAACAAGGTTGAGTAGGGGAAGGTAAGGAAAATCATAAGGTTAATAGTAGTCATGATTTCTAACCTACCCTTTTTAACTCCCCTACTCGCAGGTGAAGAGATAAGGGGTTTATATACTTTTCATCCTCACCTTGTGAGGCTTTCCTCACTTTGTAACGAATAAATGAGCTAAAACTATAGATAAGATTTAGAAAATGAGGAAAGGTTAGTCACCTAAGGCAAGAAGGGGACCAGTTTTAACAATTTTTATATGCGTATTCAGCTTATGCAATCGACTATTGTTTAAAAACGAATTATAACTTTATAAGAAGTTTTAGGCTTAGCAATATATATGACTGAAAGGGCTGAAGTTCCCACCCCAAAAATAAAAAGGCCTAACTTTACTTTCGAGTATAAAAATGATAGGAAGGTATATAGGGTAGGAAAAGGCTTTAGTGTAGGTGAAATAGTTAAAGCGGGATTAACTATTGAGAAAGCTAGAAAATTGGGTATCTATGTGGATATTAGGAGAAAGTCCGTACATGAAGAAAATATTCAAATGCTCAAGAAATTTATAGAAAATAAGACGCAACAAAAGGACAATAAAACCTAGGGAATTATTATAGCTCTGCCAAAAATTTTTCCATTAGCTACATCGTTAATAGCTTGATTTATTTCATTTAATGAATAAGGTATTGGAAAAGTTTTGATTACTTTTTTGCTATATAACTCATATACTCCTAATAAATCATCATAAGTTCCATATAATATTCCTTTCACTTTAATCCCCCTTAAAACTAGGAGTTGTTCCGGAATATTTAGAACCCCTCCAAATTCGCCAACTATCCTTAATTCTCCCTCGTTCCTTAACAACCATGGCAAATCGGTGAGTGTAGTATTGTTTCCTACGTAATCTATTATGTAGTCAAACTTATATAAAGAGGAAATCTCACCCACAGCTTGTCCGACAGAATTGGATTTCAAAGGAATTATCTCATCAGCTCCTATCTCTTTAAATTTACTCAGTTTGCTTAAATTTCTTCCAACTACTGCAACCTTTGTTCTCCTATTTTTCAAGATTTGTAACGCTAAAAGTGATACGTAGCTCGTTCCAACAAGTAATACATTATCGTCTTCACTTATCCCCTTTACTGAGTTATAAGCCGTTATTCCTGCGTCAGCTAAAGGAGCTAGCTCAATAGGATTTCCTTCAACTTTTAATAGATTCCTCTCACTAGGCACTTTAACATATTCAGCATATCCCCCATCTAAGTGAAGTCCTATTATGTTTACATTTTCACAATATTGGTAATGTCCAATTTTACAATATTTACAATTCATGCAACCTACTGCATTATATACTAGTACCATATCACCTCTTTCAAGAGATTTTGTATTTCCACTTACCACTTCCCCGATTATTTCATGTCCTAAAATTCTAGGAGTGTTAATTTTAATATCGTACTTCCAATCTCCAAAGATTAGGTGAACATCCCCATGACATAATCCAGTTCCTAAAACTCGCAGTATTATTCCATCTTTAGGCTCCGCTACGTTTTCTATATTTAATGGAATTCCGTATTCTTTAAACAAAGCTGCTTTCATTTTACCATCCGGCTTTTAGATAATACTCCCTCTCCCACTTAGTTATCTGTGACTCGTATTCCTCAATTTCAATGTTCTTTAAATTAATATATGTATTTATTAATTCCTGCCCTAAATTATATTTCATATAGTTATCACTATCGAGCTTCTGTAAGGACTCTTTAAGTGTTTGTGGCAAATTTCCGTAATACTCATTCAAGTTAGGAGTTAGATTTCTCTCGATTCCATCAATTCCGGCATAAATCATAGAGGCTAATAATAAATAAGGATTAGATAGAGGATCAGCCAATCTAAATTCAATGTAATGTGAATCCCTATAAGAGTTAGGTATTCTTACAATATAATGTCTCTCCGTTCCTATGCCCATAATGTTTGGAGTCACAAGTTCCTTAAATCTCTTATACGAATTAACCGTAGGTGCAGCAAATGCCAATATAGAAGCTAGATGTTCTAATATTCCAGCAAAGAAATTATAAGCCACCTTACTTAGGCCTATTCCCCTTGGATCGTTAGAATCGTACATAAGATCATTTCCATCCTTTGATTTTATGCTAATCTTTATATCCATACTACTGCTAGGGTATTCTTTGAATGGCTTAGGCATGAATGTAACTAATAAATTATAGAACCTAGCCGTATCTCTAATAATTTCTCTGCTTGCTATAAGAGCATCAGCCGCCTCCATTAAAGACTTCTGTGACAGTTTTATCTCATATTGTCCCGGACCATAGTGTTTGTTTATGGTCTCTACTTTTATATCAGCCTCCTCCAAATACTTTATAAGGGCTTTTAGAAAATCTTGTTGTTCTAGCAAACCTTCCAACGAGAATGCCTTAGCATAATCTGCAGGGTTAAAATCTTTGTCAAGCAAGTAAAATGTTGGTTCAAAAGAGATTTCTAATGAATACCCAATCTCTTCCAATTTGGTTATAGCCCTACTAAGGATTGTTCTGCTACAAAATGCGTATTGAGAATTATCTGGATTTGTAATAAACGATAAGACCCTACCAGTCCTCTCTAAATAAGGTACTATAATAAACGTGTTAAGGTCTGGTATCGCAGTGACGTCTTCGTATTTGCTTTTGATTGGTCTATCCATGTAATCCATTAGTACAAGAGATTCAGGGTAATTTACTCCTCTATTACTATTTATCATATCTTCAAATTCTGCTCTTCTTAAAGATCTACCTCTAGTATTTCCTAAGAGGTCAACAATCTCAACTCTGACATAATCTATCTTACCAGATTTTAATACGTCGAGTACATTCTCCTTGTACACTTTTGTTCATAAAGGATTAGAAGTATTATTTAATAAAACTTATAGAGCCTAGTCTCTCCATTCTGATAACTACTAAAAATGCTAAACAAATTAAACCTTAAATAACTTCTAACCTTACCACATTTCTTAAACTAGTAATATTGATTTCCTTATGTACAGCTAAATAATTTATCAAGCCTTTGATCCCTCTACTATTCATATCTGGATTGTCAACAATTTGTATATCAAAATATAATGGAACTCTGTACATCCTAGCTATTCTATCCAATTTTATGATCTTCTTAATTGAATTAAAGTCTTCATCTACACCCTCAGCATCTATGTATGTTTTTTTACCTTTTATGTAATTTATTTGGTCAAACTTTATATCACCATATTTATCTAAGACAACTACTAGCCTAGCCTGTCTTCCTCCCTCTATATCCTCATAAAAATTTAGGCATTCTACAAACACGCCATTTTCGGCTAGTGGTATTATAGAAAGTTCTTCTTCGCCTATAGGTTTAACGATTGACTTTATTTTAATCTTCATTTATTACATCACCTAATGATTGAAATTAATGGATCATTTGGTGAGGGAGGTGGACAAATACTAAGGACTTCCTTGTCTCTCTCAGTCATAACTGGTAAACCATTTAGAATTTTTAACATTAGAGCTAATAGACCTAACCCCGGTTTACAGCATCAGCATTTGTGGGCTGTAAGGCTAATGAAAATAATATCTAATGCTGAAACTAAGGGTGACGAGGTAGGATCCAAAGAATTAGTATTCTCACCTAGAGAATTAAAGGGAGGCGGAAATATAACTATCGACATTAAAACAGCTGGAAGCATAACGCTGTTATTACAGACTGCGATACCTGCAATAGTTAATAAGAATATTAAATTAAGAGTGCTAGGTGGTACCGATGTACCTAAATCACCTACAATCGATTACATTAGACTAGTTTATAAAAGAGTATTGGAGAAAATAGGGATAAACTTTAGTTTGGACTTAATTAGAAGAGGCCATTATCCAGAAGGTGGTGGAGAAGTCATATTAAGTGAAGTTAAAGGTAATCCTCATGATTTTTCATTAACTAAACTAGGAAAGGTAGAGAAGGTTGAAGGTATTTCACACGTCTCTTCATTGCCATCTCATATAGCGGAGAGACAGATGAATTCAGCTAAGAGTATCTTAACTAAAGCATTACCTAACGTTCCCATAGATATTAGCCTCGATGTGCGTCAAGGTGAAAGGAGTAAGGGCAGCGGGATTACCTTAGCTTTGATCGGAGAAAATAGTGTAATTGGAGCAGACTCATTAGGGGAGAGAGGAAAAAGAGCAGAAACAGTTGGAGAGGAAGCATCTAATACTTTGCTTAACGATTTTAAAACCAGCTCAGCTGTGGATAGGTATATGAGTGACATGTTGATGATCTATGCTTGCCTTTTTAGGGGAGAATTCGTAGGTGCTGAATTAACCAGCCATGCCTTAACTAATATAGAAGTAATAAGAAAGTTTTTAGAAGTTAAAGTTGAGATCAAAGGAAAGAGCCCGTTCTATTTTGAATGTAAACCCATATGATCATCTCAAAGAGATAACATCAAATCATTAATATGTTAAAAAGCACTTATATTTTGTCATTTGGAAAAACTAGGCTTACTAACCTTAATGAAGACAAGGCAGTAATCAAAAAGCCTTAGATGGTCGATTGTCCACATATGTGTTCAGAATTAACAGATACTGATAGTGCTGTTATATTGTTATAAAAATATCAATAACTTGCATTCATTACTAAAGTTGTCTATCTTAATTTAAATCCTCATTACGGCACTACATAAGGAGTTAAATGTTAAAAATATGAGTGATTAGTAATATTTTTGATTCAATTGTTTTAAATTGTTGCACGAGAAACTTTTATTTATTCGATTATACAATAAAGTGTTATGGTATTTGTTAATGAAAAAACGTATCAGCGATATGTTGAAGAGGGTAAAGAAGACGAATTTCATAGAGAATTCGAAAGAGCATTAGATAGAGTTAAGGAAGAATTAGGTAAGGAATACCCACTTCTTATAGGGGAGAAAGAAGTAAAGGTGAATGACAAGTTTGAGGTCAGATCCCCTTTTGATACATCAATATTAGTAGGCAAATTCCAGAAAGCTGGTGTTAATGAAATTAAGGATTCAGTAGAAGTGGCTAAGAAAGCGTTTGAAGAATGGCAATATGTTGATTGGCATGAAAGGGTAGAATTAAGTTACAAGGCTGCTGAATTGATGAAAAGACAAAAGTTTGAGTTAGCTGCAATAATCACTTATGAAAATGGGAAAAATAGGTTTGAAAGCGTTGCTGAAGTGGACGAGGCAATAGATTACTTTATGTATTACGCGTATCTTTTAGAGGAGAATAAAGGTTATGTAAGACCAATGGAGTCTAGGATATACAAGAATGAGATTGCATATAGCGTAATGAAACCTTATGGAGTATGGGCAATTATTTCACCATTTAACTTTCCGTTGGCAATAACTACTACAATGACTATTAGCGCCGTGATTACCGGTAATACCGCTATTATAAAACCGTCTTCAGATACTCCACTATCTGGATTTAAGTTGGTCGAGATAATGAGGAGGGCTGGTTTCCCAAAAAATACTGTTAATTATGTTACTACATCGGGAGAATTATTTGGAAAAGAAATAATAGAGAACCTAGGTATTGCTGGTTTCGCCTTCACTGGATCTAGAGAAGTAGGGCATAGGTTATTAAAGGACTTTATTAGTAAAAATCCAAGACCAGCTGTACTAGAATTAGGCGGTAAGAATGCTACTATTATTACTAAAAAGGCTGATCTCAATAAGTCAGTAGAGGGTACACTAAGAGGAGCATTTGGCTTTGGAGGACAAAAGTGTAGTGCTACATCTAGGATATTTGTAGAAGAGCCAATCTACGATAACTTCGTAAAAGCGTTCGTAGATAAGGTGAAGTCTATTGTAATTGGTGATCCTAGGGATAGAAGAACATTCTTAGGACCCTTAATCAATAGACAAGCGATTGAAAAGTATAGAAAATATATTGAAGAAGTAAGGAAAAGCAATGGAAAGATCCTAGTAGGCGGGAATGTCAAAGATGATCAAAGAGGATATTTTGTAGAGCCGACTGTTGTTGTAGAGGTACCATATAATCATTGGTTATGGTACACTGAATTATTTGTGCCAATAGTTTTAATAGGCAAGGTAAAGTCGCTGGAGGAGGCGATAAGACTGGCAAATAATGTAGATTATGGATTAACAGCTGGTATTTTCTCAGAAGATAAGAAAGAAATTGAGTTCTTCTTTAGTCATATACAAGCTGGTGTAGTTTACGCTAATAGAATTGCCGGGTCAACAACAGGTGCTATGCCGGGCGTACAACCCTTTGGCGGATGGAAACATTCTGGTTGGACTGGCAAGAATGCTGGAGGTCCCTATTATCTACTCTCCTTCTTAAGGGAGCAAGCTATAACTGAATACGTTTAAATGATTCTTAGTAAGGCAGTTTTTTACGTATAGTAGTAGCTTTGCTACATGACAACAATTCCTATTATATTTTAAAAATTCTTGAAGATTAATGAACCATTTTATCTTAAGTAATACCTTTTTAAAAATCGCTGTCTTATTCTATCTTAGTAAATTTCTCTAAGACGAACTCATAATATTTTAATTTATAGTAAAATTGTTATTTAACGTAGTTTACTTACTAGTTAATTGGAAAATAGCTCGTAATTTCATTAAAATCAAAAGAATTCATCCAGGGTAGCTGATTTTATGAACTTACTTAACCTAACTCCAATTCTCCTTATTCTTCTATCATCGTCCTCTAAGAGTTTTTCAAGCAACTTTAGTGACTCTTTATAGGCTCTTTCCTTACTTACTCCATAAGGGAATGTTTTCTCCCTGGTGATTATCTCTAAGTCCTCCATTACCGCAACTAGGTGAAGGGTCTTAGGCATCATTCCGTTTAATCTGAGATAGGCTTCATCAACTGTTCTATACAAAAATGGTTTTATTTCCTCTATGTCCCTAGTATTTCTTTTTAGAGTGACCATCTTTCCCACGCTTTTGATAACTTTTTCCTTAATTGGCTCAGAATATTCATCTCTCGCTATAGAAAATAAATAGGTAGCCTTTGCTTCCCCCACTTGCTTCTTAATAATCTCGAAATCAAAATTCAATATATCAATCAATTTTCTAATACCTAAAGCTTTTAATCTCTCCGCAGTTACTCTACCTATCCCAGGATATTCATCTATATCTAGTTCTTTGATTAATCTTTTTACTTCTTCATCATTGATAACCTTGATGCCGTTTGGTTTCGACATATCAGCTGCTATTTTCGCAAAAACTTTATTTTTGGATATTCCTACTGTAACAGTTATTTTTTCCTGTTTCAGAATTCTTCCCTTTATTTCTAAACCTAATTTATATGCTTCCTCATAATCTTTTACCATATCAGTTATATCTAAGTAAGCTTCATCTATACTGGCTACCTCAATTTTACTTGAATAGCTTCTTAAAATATTCATAATCCTATTTGAGACTTGCTGATACAATTCCTTTCTCATTGGTAAATAAATCGCATTTGGTAAAATCTCTTTAGCTTTAATTATTGGCATTCCAGCCTTTACTCCATATTTTCTCGCCTCGTAGTTTGCAGTAGCTACGGCGCCACTAGTCTCACTTCTGCCAGAAAAAACACATACTACTACTGGTTTTCCCTTTATTGAGGGATTTAATACTTCCTCAACTTGAGCATAAAAGTAATCGAAGTCCACGAAGAGTATAATCATTTACATATAACTTTCGGCTTTTTCTTTCTTAAATATTCCCTTACTTCTTCTAATGTGGGCGAAGATATTCCTCCTATTTTCATTATCTTTAAACCAGATGCTACTGTAGCTAGCTGTAAAGCTCTCTCTACGTTTCTATCCTCTAAGATCGAGATGTTAAACGCTGCGTCAAAAGTATCCCCTGCTCCGGTAGTATCGACTACTTTCTCCACTTCTAATGACTCTACAACGCACTCCTCATTATCTTGCGTTATTACTCTAGCCCCTTTCTTACCCATCTTAACTACAATATATTTAGCTCTGATATTCTTGTCTTTCACGTTTTCGAATTCTTTTTCATTTAAGTATAGAATATCTACGTCTATTACGTTGATATCTTTAGAATAAGGTCCAGGATCATAAGATATTAGCTTAGCATATGGATCTCTAGTTACTATGTTGGGAGAGACTGAGGCAAAGTGAATTACGTCAAATAGTCCAAAGTGTTTCTTAACGTCTTCCCTAGTTAATAGTATAGAGGCTCCTAACCTTCTAACCATAGATAAACTTCCATCATTTCTTAGAAAAATCAATGTTACGCTAGGTTTTTCATTTACTTCCTCAACATATTCTAAGCCTACCCCCATTTCTATAACTTTCTCCATTAGGCTTTTCACAACTTCATTCTTTCCCACTTTTGCTAATAACTTAGCAGAATGTCCAAATTTTGTAA includes:
- a CDS encoding glutamine synthetase family protein; translated protein: MYKENVLDVLKSGKIDYVRVEIVDLLGNTRGRSLRRAEFEDMINSNRGVNYPESLVLMDYMDRPIKSKYEDVTAIPDLNTFIIVPYLERTGRVLSFITNPDNSQYAFCSRTILSRAITKLEEIGYSLEISFEPTFYLLDKDFNPADYAKAFSLEGLLEQQDFLKALIKYLEEADIKVETINKHYGPGQYEIKLSQKSLMEAADALIASREIIRDTARFYNLLVTFMPKPFKEYPSSSMDIKISIKSKDGNDLMYDSNDPRGIGLSKVAYNFFAGILEHLASILAFAAPTVNSYKRFKELVTPNIMGIGTERHYIVRIPNSYRDSHYIEFRLADPLSNPYLLLASMIYAGIDGIERNLTPNLNEYYGNLPQTLKESLQKLDSDNYMKYNLGQELINTYINLKNIEIEEYESQITKWEREYYLKAGW
- a CDS encoding 50S ribosomal protein L13e, with amino-acid sequence MTERAEVPTPKIKRPNFTFEYKNDRKVYRVGKGFSVGEIVKAGLTIEKARKLGIYVDIRRKSVHEENIQMLKKFIENKTQQKDNKT
- a CDS encoding amidohydrolase, with product MKVLVKATLSLGSPRPLKNVYIGIEEGRIKVISKEEPEEYEYAEYIIGGENRVVLPGFITTHSFVYLYPFRYRIFSGKLNAFELLSVLSPNDIYYFSLVGAYHLLKSGVTTIVTSGPNLDMIARAISEVGLKPILAVGVNCPDSKENWEKEFTSLYNRWSSREENRVIFRLCSKDNAKEVFEISKQYNIPVLVERFVNLENIDNAVNVIGLGGGARSDLELIKKNGFSLSFTPSYEVSQFPLSQYKPSISLDLTPSFNIKHEVSVSLTRLLLTPEEALSAITVWGYSQLKYNDRGSIENDKVADLVIYEIREPPSFPLDLEAPYETMMFNLDYPETILVNGEAILDGGVPLNVGIKDIKKAEERLTEIENRRRGKEPRSLEKN
- the taw21 gene encoding tRNA 4-demethylwyosine(37)-methyltransferase Taw21 codes for the protein MKTEEGEKNQEVWKRIEIIGDIAVIGIPFGKKPMELIEFAEEILKKFPYIKSVWGRYRDVSGTYRLSSYAHIAGEKRSETIYKEHGCKYYLDFTKVFFSAKLSFEHLRVARQVKEGEVIINMFSGFGPFSILSASLGKPRIVYSIDINPYAYYYMMANIELNKTYAVIPIYGDAFKRINDLEEADRIIIPLPELADKAYQVALEKIRKGGIIHLYAEVEVSKGEDPVGIAKEKYGAYFARIVRSVNPHKYHVALDIKVN
- a CDS encoding DNA polymerase IV (Dpo4; involved in translesion DNA polymerization; belongs to Y family of polymerases; does not contain proofreading function) — protein: MIILFVDFDYFYAQVEEVLNPSIKGKPVVVCVFSGRSETSGAVATANYEARKYGVKAGMPIIKAKEILPNAIYLPMRKELYQQVSNRIMNILRSYSSKIEVASIDEAYLDITDMVKDYEEAYKLGLEIKGRILKQEKITVTVGISKNKVFAKIAADMSKPNGIKVINDEEVKRLIKELDIDEYPGIGRVTAERLKALGIRKLIDILNFDFEIIKKQVGEAKATYLFSIARDEYSEPIKEKVIKSVGKMVTLKRNTRDIEEIKPFLYRTVDEAYLRLNGMMPKTLHLVAVMEDLEIITREKTFPYGVSKERAYKESLKLLEKLLEDDDRRIRRIGVRLSKFIKSATLDEFF
- a CDS encoding carbohydrate kinase family protein, producing MIHLAVGRFNIDVIVRLDTIPPIDSNHVTDVLEILPGGAATNYAVAVTKFGHSAKLLAKVGKNEVVKSLMEKVIEMGVGLEYVEEVNEKPSVTLIFLRNDGSLSMVRRLGASILLTREDVKKHFGLFDVIHFASVSPNIVTRDPYAKLISYDPGPYSKDINVIDVDILYLNEKEFENVKDKNIRAKYIVVKMGKKGARVITQDNEECVVESLEVEKVVDTTGAGDTFDAAFNISILEDRNVERALQLATVASGLKIMKIGGISSPTLEEVREYLRKKKPKVICK
- the rtcA gene encoding RNA 3'-terminal phosphate cyclase, which encodes MIEINGSFGEGGGQILRTSLSLSVITGKPFRIFNIRANRPNPGLQHQHLWAVRLMKIISNAETKGDEVGSKELVFSPRELKGGGNITIDIKTAGSITLLLQTAIPAIVNKNIKLRVLGGTDVPKSPTIDYIRLVYKRVLEKIGINFSLDLIRRGHYPEGGGEVILSEVKGNPHDFSLTKLGKVEKVEGISHVSSLPSHIAERQMNSAKSILTKALPNVPIDISLDVRQGERSKGSGITLALIGENSVIGADSLGERGKRAETVGEEASNTLLNDFKTSSAVDRYMSDMLMIYACLFRGEFVGAELTSHALTNIEVIRKFLEVKVEIKGKSPFYFECKPI
- a CDS encoding aldehyde dehydrogenase family protein, whose translation is MVFVNEKTYQRYVEEGKEDEFHREFERALDRVKEELGKEYPLLIGEKEVKVNDKFEVRSPFDTSILVGKFQKAGVNEIKDSVEVAKKAFEEWQYVDWHERVELSYKAAELMKRQKFELAAIITYENGKNRFESVAEVDEAIDYFMYYAYLLEENKGYVRPMESRIYKNEIAYSVMKPYGVWAIISPFNFPLAITTTMTISAVITGNTAIIKPSSDTPLSGFKLVEIMRRAGFPKNTVNYVTTSGELFGKEIIENLGIAGFAFTGSREVGHRLLKDFISKNPRPAVLELGGKNATIITKKADLNKSVEGTLRGAFGFGGQKCSATSRIFVEEPIYDNFVKAFVDKVKSIVIGDPRDRRTFLGPLINRQAIEKYRKYIEEVRKSNGKILVGGNVKDDQRGYFVEPTVVVEVPYNHWLWYTELFVPIVLIGKVKSLEEAIRLANNVDYGLTAGIFSEDKKEIEFFFSHIQAGVVYANRIAGSTTGAMPGVQPFGGWKHSGWTGKNAGGPYYLLSFLREQAITEYV
- a CDS encoding alcohol dehydrogenase catalytic domain-containing protein; this translates as MKAALFKEYGIPLNIENVAEPKDGIILRVLGTGLCHGDVHLIFGDWKYDIKINTPRILGHEIIGEVVSGNTKSLERGDMVLVYNAVGCMNCKYCKIGHYQYCENVNIIGLHLDGGYAEYVKVPSERNLLKVEGNPIELAPLADAGITAYNSVKGISEDDNVLLVGTSYVSLLALQILKNRRTKVAVVGRNLSKLSKFKEIGADEIIPLKSNSVGQAVGEISSLYKFDYIIDYVGNNTTLTDLPWLLRNEGELRIVGEFGGVLNIPEQLLVLRGIKVKGILYGTYDDLLGVYELYSKKVIKTFPIPYSLNEINQAINDVANGKIFGRAIIIP